In the Camarhynchus parvulus chromosome 25, STF_HiC, whole genome shotgun sequence genome, ccacccccCGAGTCCCCCCGTGTCCTCTCGTGTCGCCCCCAAGTCCCAACGTGTGTCCCCgccgtgtccctctgtcccctccatgtccccttTTGTCCCCTCAAACCTCCTCGTGTCCCCCCGAGTGCCCCCGAGccctccgtgtcccctgtgctccCTTGTGCctccgtgtccccatgtcccctcatgtcccccaatgtccccagtgtccccccacgtctcccaatgtccccatgtccctgagtCTCCCCTGTGTTCCCatatccccatgtccccagtgtccccaatgtccccaggtccccgtgtcccctaatgtccccaatgtccccctaGTCCCacatgtccccaatgtccccccaatgtccccatgtcctcagtgtcccccccatgtccccaatgtcgcccaatgtccccgtgtccccaatgtccccatgtccccccagtccccaatatccccaatatccccaatgtccccaatatctccagtgtccccccagtccacaatgtccccaatgtccccgtgtccccagtgtccccaatgtccccatgccACCCAGTCcgcaatgtccccaatgtcccagtgtccccaatatccccaatgtccccatgttCCCCcggtccccaatgtcccctcaatgtccccccCGTGTCTGTCATTCCTGGATCGGGGGGGGTGTGGGGGAGGAGCCACTCTTATGGGCGTGTCTCTTTGGGCCCCACCCCTTCTCCCCATTGGCTGCTCTCGGCTGTCAATCAAACCCCGCCCCTATAAAGGCTTTGGCGGCAGCGCCGGTCCCGCACTgggagcggcggcggcaccgggcgGGATGAGCGAGGtgggggcaccggggggcaccgggggcaccgggggcaccgggggcaccgggACAGACCGGAGAGGGGTCTCTGCCCCTTTCCCGGGGCTTCCAGCACCGAGCCGGGCGGGGAGCAGCGCTGGGAGCGGCAATGGGCACGGGGGCGCTGCAGGGCgaggggacactttggggactCCGGGCCAccggtgtcacctcccctgtccctccccggACCCTCCTCTCTTCTCAGCGCAGCCCCCGTGAGCCCCACTCGGGCTGGAGGCTGTGGGACCCgcggggacagtggggggaccctggggacaatGTGGGACCCCCGGACAATGGGGGACCCCGGGGACAATGCGGGGACCCTGTGTCACCCCCCGGGTCCCCTCTGTCCACAGCGCAGCCCCCACGCCCCCCCCTCCTCGGCGGAGGCCCCCGGTGGGCAGCAGCAAGGTGAGGAGCCCCGGCACAGGTGGGGCGCGGGTtcgctgtcccctctgtcccctctgtcccctctgtcccctctgtcccctctgtcccctccgTCCCCTCCCGCGACCCGCTGTCCCCGCAGACCCCATGgtccccccattgtccccgtCCTTGCGGGGGGTGGCACCTGGGTGCATGTGGGGacctgctctgtccctcccctgtcccctcgcATGTGTCGGGGTgtccccctggcaggggtcttggtGTCCCGTGTCCCCCAGGGGGGTGGCAGGGTGtccccctgagtgtccccatgGCGAATCTGGCGGTGCCAAGCTGTCCCCAAGCCTGTCCCCGTCCTGTCCCCGCCCCCAGCAGCCAAAGCTGAGCccaagaaggaggaagaggaggaggaggaggagatcgACATCGACCTGAGCGCGCCCGAGACGGAGCGCGCGGCTCTCGCCATCCAGGGCCGCTTCCGCCGCTCCCGCCAGCGCCGCGAGGAGCCGCGGCCCTgagggacccccgggacccccgaggGGACCCCCGAGCCCCGTGGGGACCCCCGGGACAGCTCCCGGGGGGGGGCTcggcccttccctgcccagtgAGGGGACAGCGAGTGACACgggggggggggacacagcccggtgtccccaaggggaggtggccctggggagggggcggcgtGGAGCCCCCCGCTTTCCTGGGACCCCCGTTTTCCATGGGAACCCcaattttcctgggaattccccattttcctgggaattccccatttatttccctgcCCTGTGGTGGCGTTGGGGACACACcgaggggggggggggacacaaACGAGGGACACGCCCGAtgtccccaccccaccccaacCCAGGGCTGGTTGGGGACGGGTCccgctgcagcccccagcccaggaaaTCGGGGCTCCCCATCCTCCTGTCATTGTCaccgccccctccccacatttctgtcactgtcaccgccccctccccaccctcctgtgactgtcactgtcattgtcactgtccCCCCCAACCCCGAGGGGCTTTTGCGCAAAGAATAaagagtgaggaagaggaggctgcGCTGGGGCTtcgggggaatttggggaggggtccccacTTAGAGGGGTCCCAGATCCCCCTTCTTTAGTGAGGGGACCCCCCTTCAATCAGcgctgggggtccctgggctgtccctgctggaggggggggcacacaggggtgACCCCTGTGGGATTTGAAGAATTTCCAGTgaaattcccgggattttcTCACCCACGGAGGTTCAGGAGCCTGCAAAGTGTTTGGGAGGGGGGGAATAAAATCAGGGGGGTTCGGGGGGTTCGCAGGAGGATTTTGGAGGTTTGCAGGcggattttggggaggtttgcaggcggattttggggaggtttgcaagaggatttggggggttcgCAGGAGGATTTCGGGGGGGTTGCAGCCGAATTTTGGGAGGGTTCGCAGGCGGATTTCGGGGAGGTTCACGTgcgggttttgggggggttcgCAGCCGGATTTGGGGGGAGTTCACAGCCGGATTTGGGGGGAGTTCACAGCCGGATTTGGGGGAGTTCACAGCCGAATTTGGGGGGAGTTCACAGCCGGATTTGGGGGAGTTCACAGCCGGATTTGGGGGAGTTCACAGCCGGATTTTGGGATGGTGTGCAGCCGGATTTGGGGGGTTcacaggaggattttgggggtttcacAGCCGGTTTTTCGGGGGGTCGCAGCCGGGGTTTGGGGGGAGCTCGCAGCTGGATTTGGGAGGGGATTGCAGGTGGATTTTCGGCAGGGTTTGCAGCCGAATTTTGGGGGATCCACAGCCGGGTTTTGGGTGTTCACAGTCCGGTTTTCAGGGGGGTTTGCAGGCGGATTTAGGGGGGTCCACAGCCGAGTTTGGGGCGTTCTCAGCCCAATTTCGGGGGGGTTTGCAGCTGAATTTTGGGTGTTCACAGCCGGGTTTTGGGTGTTCACAGCCCGGTTTTCAGGGGGCTTTGCAGGTGGATTTAGGGGGTGTTCTCAGCCCAATTTCGGGGGGGTCCGCAGCCGGGTTTTGGGGGATCCACAGCCAGATTTAAGGGGTTCGGGGGGTTCCCAGGGCCCAGCAATGCCGCGACCCGGTGCAGAAATAGctccttggaaagaaaaacagcggcggcggccccggggcagGGCCCAGGGGACACGGCGGGGTCGGGCTGCGCTGACTTATTAGGGAAAGGACAACGGCACCGGGGCgggggggcaccggggccgCTCCCTCCCCATTCCCGCCCTGCTCCgtgccccaaatgcccccccagcgccggggccggggtctttccccccctccctcccaccgTGAGGAGGTGACAGTCACGGAGGGGACATCAAAGCGCACTCCCCCGAGCCTTGGCCGGTGTTAATTACAGCGAGTTTTAATTAAGGGCGggtggcagggaggtggcaTCGGGGACGGCCACTCCTGGCTGAGAGGGGACTCCGAGGTGCCACCAGGTCACCCTCCAAGTGTCACCTCCTCGCTGAGGGTGACAGCGACGTCCCCGTGGTGTGGGGACactgacagtgacagtggcagcgacagtgacagtggcagcCGGGGGGACGCGGGCTCCCGGAGATGTCAGTTTTATTAATGGCACCACGGGGACAGcgaagggacagggacagggggtaCAAATCGCGtccgggggcggggggggcacTGGCggctcccccagcccggccGCAGCCTCGCCCCCTCCACGGGGCTCCGGCcggtttgggggggggtcccgggggttaCGGGGCGCGGGGGTTAatggggggacaggaggggacaaaggggacaaaggggacaAAGGGGCGGGGGCCACCCCGCGACGTCATTTGGGGTCGGTCGCGGGGAGAGACGAGAAAACGGCCAGAAAAGGAGCGAAATTGGGGGGCACAGAGAAACCCCCCCGAGTTCGGGGAGGGGACAcgcggcggggaggggggaaCCGACCCCAAACCCGCCGGGTTCGCGTTCCAGGGGACAAATCCCAcccggggctgggcagggagcgACCGAGGGGGGGACCCGCGCTtgtccccagcgctgtccccaaGGCCGGGGGACCCGAGGCGAGGACCACACCCCGCTCCTCGCCGGGTCCCGAGCCCGGaggggccgcggccggggccgggggggtccATCAGGAGCCCCCCGAGTTGGGTTTGATGATGCTCAGCAGGGCGTTCTTGAGGCTGCCCCGGCTCGgggagcgggcggcgggcggggccgcggcctGGGGCTCCCCCCGCAGCTCCATCTCGATGGTCATGATGACTTTGGGGGGCCGGGGGtcccccgcggccccggccgcccccgggggtccctcccTGCCCGCTAACCGCTATTTCCTATCCTTGCGCGAGTCGCCCGCGCCTCCCTTGGCTTTCTTGGCGCTGCGGCCGTGGTCCAGCATGGCGTAGAGCACGGGGGcctgcggggacaggggggcTTCACCCGCAGCCCCCGGCGAGCCTGGGGgccggggggacaggggggacagccCGCCgtgccccccgccccgctcggCGCTCACCTGCCGGCTGCGCTTGGAGCCGTCCTTGCCCGAGCGCTGCAGCTTCCCCTTCTCCATGgcgctggggaggggggaaaatggggggaaaaagggggaaaaaagcgGCTCGGGATGGTGGGACcgacccccgggacccccggtgTGGGGAGGGGTCACGGAGGTTGGTGCCCCGGTGGCCCCGGtttgggggaaagggggaaagagcGGCTCGGGATGGCGGGATTGCAGCCCCCGGTTTGAGGAGGGGTCGTGGAAATCGCAGCCCCGGTGGCCCCGGTTTGAGGGGAGAGTCCcggtttggggaggggtcgcGTCTCGGGACGGCGGAATTGGTGCCCCGGTGGTCCcggtttggggaggggtcacGGAAATCGGGGAGGGTCCCGATTTGGGGGGGTGGTCCCGATTTGGGGAGAGGTCACGGAAATTGGGGCGGGTCCcggtttggggaggggtcccagttTGAGGGGGGGTCCCGATTTGGGGAGGGTCGCGGTTCAGGAGGTGGAATTGGTGCCCCTGGTGGTCCCATTTGGGGGCAGTCCCGTTTGGGGCAGGGGTCCCGTTTAGGGACGGTCCCGATTTGGGGCAGGGGTCCCGTTTGGGGCAGGGGTCCCGTTTGGGGGGGGGTCGCGGCTCACCTCAGCCGCCGCTGCAGAGCCGCCTGGCGCCGCCGCCAGCAGTAGCGGCTGCCGTAGGCCAGGGCCACCAGCGCGGCCACCAAGAGCAGCGCCCCGCCGATAACGGAGCCCAGCACGACACCGTAACGGGGTGGCACTGCGGGGACAGCGACACCGTGTCACCCCCTGGGCGGTGGGTGACACTGCGGGGACAGTGGCACTGCGGGGACAGTGGCACTGCGGGGACATTGGCACCATGTCACCCCcggcagcagggaggggacagtggcGCAGTGTCACCCCCAccagtgaggagcagggaggtgacaccagcttggtgtcactgccagcagccccGTGCCACCGCCACCAACGGCGGTCAGGGAGGTGACATCGACCCGGTGGGCACTGAGGTGacaccagctctgtgtccccgCCACCAGCAGGGTCTGGGAGGTGACACCACCCCAGTGTCACCGCCACCAGGGAGGTGCCACCAGTCCCGTGTCCCGCCAGCAGTGTAGGTGACATCGGCCCAGTGTCCCCGCCACCAACGCGAAtcagggaggtgacaccagccctgtgtcactgccagTAGTGCAGGTGACACCAGCCCGGtgtccctgccaccagcacGGTGAGGGAGGTGACACCAGCCCGGTGTCACTGCCAccagcccagtgtccctgccagcagcacagtctgggaggtgacaccagcccagtgtccctgccaccagcacggtctgggaggtgacaccagcctggtgtccctgccagcagcgGGAAtcagggaggtgacaccagcccggtgtccctgccaccagcactgtcTGGGAGGTGACACCAGCCATGTGTcactgccagcagtgcaggTGACACCAGCCCGGTGTCCCCTCCAGTAGTGGAGGATCAGGGATGTGACCCCAGCCCGGTGTCCCCGCCCCCAGGCAGGTGACAGCCGTGTCGCGCACCTTTCTCCAGCACGTAGAGCGTCACCTGCGAGGACTTGCCCACGATGTCGGGCGGGTTCTTGACGTCGCACGTGAAGGTGCCGTTGTCGCTCGGCTCCAGGCCGTGGATGACGATGGAGCCGTCGCGGCGCCGCGGGTTCCCTGCCCACTCCATGCGCTCCTTGAAGGTCCCCACGTCGTCGATGTAGGGCTGGCCCTTGGCGAAGTGGAAGATCTGCGACAGCGACGCGACACCGGGGTCACCCGGGGTGACAGCGGggcggggacagaggggacagaggggcgGGGGGGAAGGatggaggtgctggtggtggcaCCAAGGTGGCACCGAGAGGGGAGGGTGACACCGGCAGGGCGgggctgggacatggggacactgtggggacactggggacactgtggggacaccatGGTGTGAGGGGACACGGTGTCACCTGCAGGGACGGGGCTGGGACGcggggacactctggggacactggggacactgtggggacatccCGGTGTGAGGGGACATGGTGTCACCTATGGGGACGGGGCtgctgggcatggggacactgtggggacactgggggcactgtggggacactgtaGGGACACCCTGGTGTGAGGGGACACGgtgtcacctgcagggacagggctggtgggcatggggacactgtggggacactgcagTGCCACCACAGTGTGAGGGGACACAGTGTCACCCACAGGGACGGGGctggtgggcactgggacaccaggacactgaggggacactgcgGGAACACCCTGGTGCCATCACGGGGTGAGGGGACACGGTGTCACCTCTAGGGAAGGTCTGTCCTGTGGGGCTGGTGCTGAGAGCCagagggcactggggacaccttggggaccctttggggacactttggggacaccccagtgccaccacagagCAAGAAGACACCGTGTCACCCTCAGGGAAGGCTCTGCTGGGACGAGGGGACACCAAGGCGTGGTGGCGATGGGACGGGGACAATGGGGACGGGttggggacaccacggggacaatggggacattttggggacaccgtggggacaaGGGTGACACTGACGGAGATGCTGTCACGGGAGCCCTCGGCCTGGAAGTGCCAGGTGATGGAAATGT is a window encoding:
- the PCP4L1 gene encoding Purkinje cell protein 4-like protein 1; protein product: MSERSPHAPPSSAEAPGGQQQAAKAEPKKEEEEEEEEIDIDLSAPETERAALAIQGRFRRSRQRREEPRP
- the MPZ gene encoding LOW QUALITY PROTEIN: myelin protein P0 (The sequence of the model RefSeq protein was modified relative to this genomic sequence to represent the inferred CDS: substituted 1 base at 1 genomic stop codon), which encodes MSPRATRRLLLVAGLVAALGVSPVSPIHVYTQREVYGTVGSSVTLSCSFWSSEWISEDISITWHFQAEGSRDSISIFHFAKGQPYIDDVGTFKERMEWAGNPRRRDGSIVIHGLEPSDNGTFTCDVKNPPDIVGKSSQVTLYVLEKVPPRYGVVLGSVIGGALLLVAALVALAYGSRYCWRRRQAALQRRLSAMEKGKLQRSGKDGSKRSRQAPVLYAMLDHGRSAKKAKGGAGDSRKDRKXRLAGREGPPGAAGAAGDPRPPKVIMTIEMELRGEPQAAAPPAARSPSRGSLKNALLSIIKPNSGGS